In Nitrosarchaeum koreense MY1, one genomic interval encodes:
- a CDS encoding imidazoleglycerol-phosphate dehydratase, with the protein MKPRKSSVNRSTKETTVSVSINLDGTGKTTIHTGISFLDHLITAFGKHGMMDLKVNAKSNDKIEHHLIEDTAITMGLAIDKALGTRSGITRFSYASVPMDESLAETSIDLVKRPFWKLVLSVKRNTIEGISKEDLEHFFQSLLQNLNICVHLTVKYGDNDHHKVEAAIKSLAVAFREASSYDKKQKGIPSTKGSM; encoded by the coding sequence ATGAAGCCCCGAAAAAGTTCCGTAAATCGTAGTACAAAAGAAACCACAGTATCTGTATCTATTAATTTAGATGGAACCGGAAAAACTACTATTCACACTGGGATTAGCTTTCTTGATCATTTGATTACGGCCTTTGGAAAACATGGAATGATGGATCTTAAGGTTAATGCAAAATCAAATGACAAAATCGAGCACCACTTGATTGAAGATACTGCAATTACCATGGGTTTGGCTATTGACAAAGCCTTGGGTACAAGGAGTGGAATTACTAGATTTAGCTATGCATCAGTACCGATGGATGAGTCACTAGCTGAGACTTCAATTGATCTAGTAAAAAGACCATTTTGGAAACTCGTACTATCAGTTAAACGAAACACAATTGAAGGTATCTCAAAAGAGGATTTAGAACACTTTTTCCAATCACTCCTTCAAAATCTAAACATCTGTGTTCACCTTACTGTAAAGTATGGTGATAATGATCATCACAAAGTGGAAGCTGCCATCAAATCATTGGCAGTTGCATTCAGAGAAGCTTCTTCATATGACAAAAAACAAAAAGGTATTCCAAGCACTAAAGGTTCAATGTAG
- the hisC gene encoding histidinol-phosphate transaminase, producing the protein MKQDWIKKKINELDSIGGYQKPEMHPDALKLDSNENYVISKQFQQDLINNAKKNCDVREYPLGGVERLINQLSKFLKVPSSMIGVGNGSDQILDLILSNFASKQTKVITSNPTFGFFEERCKLYSIPVTAIPFSSTMTLDINDFLKLSKSADILYLDSPNNPTGFQFQKNDLQKLVKSFNGLIIIDEAYGEFGDFSLSGMVKSQENLIVVQTLSKSFGLAGLRLGYFIANKKFTDVFNRVLQYPYPVSTLTIESAIVALDQYTQMKDAVQIIKEERKRIIENLKKYEAFEVFDSKANFVLFDAHGSHKRVYNALAEQGISIRTLGKIGKHDGCLRVTIGTKEMNSKFLLAIRDLLG; encoded by the coding sequence ATGAAACAAGACTGGATTAAAAAAAAGATTAATGAATTAGATTCTATTGGCGGATACCAAAAACCTGAGATGCATCCTGATGCACTAAAACTTGATTCTAATGAAAACTATGTTATATCAAAACAATTTCAACAAGATCTAATTAATAACGCCAAAAAAAATTGCGATGTTAGAGAATATCCTTTAGGAGGTGTGGAACGTTTGATTAATCAACTATCAAAATTTCTTAAAGTACCCTCATCTATGATCGGCGTTGGAAACGGCTCTGATCAAATACTTGATTTGATTCTTTCAAATTTTGCATCAAAGCAAACCAAAGTTATTACATCTAATCCGACATTTGGATTTTTTGAAGAACGATGCAAATTATATTCTATTCCAGTTACCGCAATCCCTTTTTCCAGTACTATGACGCTAGACATTAATGATTTTCTTAAATTATCCAAAAGTGCTGATATACTATATCTTGATTCTCCAAACAATCCAACAGGATTTCAATTTCAAAAAAATGATCTACAAAAATTAGTAAAATCATTTAACGGATTAATAATAATCGATGAAGCTTATGGAGAGTTTGGTGATTTTTCATTATCTGGTATGGTAAAATCACAAGAAAATCTGATTGTCGTGCAAACACTATCCAAGTCATTTGGTTTAGCTGGTTTGAGATTGGGCTACTTTATAGCAAACAAAAAATTCACCGATGTCTTTAACCGTGTTTTGCAATACCCATATCCAGTAAGTACGCTAACCATTGAATCTGCAATTGTAGCGTTAGACCAATACACGCAAATGAAAGATGCAGTGCAAATAATCAAAGAAGAGAGAAAAAGAATAATTGAAAACCTCAAAAAATATGAGGCGTTTGAGGTCTTTGATTCCAAGGCTAATTTCGTATTATTTGACGCTCATGGTTCTCACAAAAGAGTCTATAATGCTCTTGCAGAACAAGGCATATCAATTAGAACATTAGGAAAAATTGGAAAACATGATGGATGTCTTAGGGTTACAATTGGAACTAAGGAAATGAACTCTAAATTTTTACTTGCAATTCGTGATCTGTTAGGATGA
- a CDS encoding HAD family hydrolase, which produces MTLTKKQSGIYMDDSVLDDLVSTDGIIFDCDGVLIDITKSYNLAIDKTVQYVLENFFQIKDKIRIDSKIIDGFKSSGGFNDEVDLTYAAILSLTAAKKLDKDQHKFIFDVISNADSSGILSVEKYLESLVDISDIKNKLSYPGIRNNNPLYKIFDQIFYGSELYSKLFKQKSQFSENGLIDNDIVILNLQLIQKLKSKFGKNVAIVSGRGLESIRYSLESLLDEFDLKNSAFLEDEPRELAKPNPESLIRSINGMNSKYCIYVGDSMEDFIMAKKATEHGCKVIFCGIIGTSKNPQAKLELFQHNGAKLVLKSINLIPKMLNLE; this is translated from the coding sequence ATGACTTTAACGAAAAAACAATCAGGAATATACATGGATGATTCTGTTTTAGATGATCTTGTTTCTACAGATGGAATAATATTTGACTGTGATGGAGTTTTAATCGATATTACAAAATCATATAACCTTGCAATAGACAAAACTGTACAATATGTTTTAGAAAATTTTTTTCAAATTAAAGATAAAATTAGAATTGACTCCAAAATTATTGACGGATTCAAATCTAGTGGAGGATTCAATGACGAAGTTGATCTGACATATGCAGCAATTCTTTCTCTAACTGCTGCTAAAAAATTAGATAAGGATCAGCATAAATTTATCTTTGATGTAATATCTAATGCTGATTCTTCTGGAATTTTATCCGTAGAAAAATATCTTGAAAGCCTTGTTGATATAAGTGACATTAAAAACAAATTATCGTATCCTGGAATCCGTAATAATAATCCATTATACAAAATATTTGATCAAATATTTTATGGGTCGGAACTTTACAGTAAATTATTCAAACAAAAGTCTCAGTTTTCCGAAAATGGTTTGATAGACAATGATATTGTAATTTTAAATCTACAACTAATTCAAAAACTGAAATCAAAATTTGGAAAAAATGTTGCTATTGTTTCTGGAAGAGGACTAGAATCAATTCGTTATTCACTGGAATCTCTCTTAGACGAATTTGATCTGAAAAATTCTGCATTTTTAGAAGATGAGCCAAGAGAACTTGCAAAACCAAACCCTGAATCCTTAATCCGTTCAATTAATGGAATGAATTCTAAATACTGTATCTATGTTGGAGACTCTATGGAGGATTTTATAATGGCTAAAAAGGCAACAGAACATGGCTGTAAAGTTATTTTTTGTGGGATTATAGGAACCAGCAAAAATCCTCAAGCAAAACTGGAATTATTTCAGCATAATGGTGCTAAATTAGTCTTGAAATCTATTAATCTGATTCCGAAGATGTTAAATTTAGAATAA
- the hisA gene encoding 1-(5-phosphoribosyl)-5-[(5-phosphoribosylamino)methylideneamino]imidazole-4-carboxamide isomerase, which translates to MKVIPAIDLMNGQVVRLYKGDPKQKTVYSDNPVEVAKKWEANGADMLHLVDLDATLGIGSNLPIIKKILDQISIPIQVAGGLRDESTITDVSKICHRIVLGTLAFKDKSILQKLLVNLGSKKIVISVDHLDGEIVTHGWQNQTKIKLIDAMKEFLSIGFSEFLLTNISKDGTLEGPDLEFLSQACQLNNAHVIASGGISNIKDVQNVKQQNAFGVILGKALYENKISIQEAKQIV; encoded by the coding sequence ATGAAAGTTATTCCTGCAATTGATCTAATGAATGGCCAAGTAGTACGACTCTACAAAGGCGATCCTAAACAGAAAACCGTATACAGTGACAATCCTGTAGAAGTAGCAAAAAAATGGGAAGCAAACGGAGCTGATATGCTTCATTTGGTAGACCTTGATGCAACACTTGGTATTGGTTCAAATCTGCCAATAATTAAGAAGATTCTTGATCAGATTTCAATTCCAATTCAAGTTGCTGGCGGATTACGAGATGAATCTACTATTACTGACGTCTCAAAAATTTGTCACAGAATTGTTTTAGGTACATTGGCCTTCAAAGATAAATCAATACTGCAAAAATTATTGGTAAATTTGGGTTCTAAAAAAATTGTGATTTCCGTTGATCATCTTGATGGTGAAATAGTGACACATGGATGGCAAAACCAAACAAAAATAAAATTAATTGATGCTATGAAAGAATTTTTATCTATTGGGTTCTCTGAATTTTTACTAACAAATATTAGTAAAGATGGAACACTTGAAGGTCCTGATTTAGAATTTTTATCTCAAGCATGTCAATTAAATAATGCACATGTAATTGCAAGCGGTGGAATCTCAAATATTAAGGACGTTCAAAATGTAAAACAACAAAATGCTTTTGGTGTAATTCTAGGTAAAGCACTTTATGAGAATAAAATATCAATTCAAGAGGCAAAACAAATAGTATGA
- the hisH gene encoding imidazole glycerol phosphate synthase subunit HisH yields the protein MVNLAIFDYGAGNIFSLKNSLEKAGATVDVITNFDKPNIYSGLLLPGVGNFDPAIKSISKSKTNFHEYVKDNTPVLGICLGMEMFFEKSEEGNEKGLGVIEGDVIVLPQSMKVPHMGWNNLEIKKSGKILEGVKNESWVYFVHSYRVNPINCDAITAESDYGIKVPAVIEQDNFFGTQFHPEKSGNVGKIMIQNFLNVCKK from the coding sequence ATGGTCAATCTAGCAATATTTGATTACGGAGCTGGAAATATTTTCAGTCTGAAAAATTCACTTGAAAAAGCAGGAGCTACAGTAGATGTTATCACAAATTTTGACAAGCCCAATATTTACTCTGGATTATTACTTCCAGGGGTAGGAAATTTTGATCCTGCAATAAAAAGCATATCTAAATCAAAAACAAATTTTCATGAGTATGTCAAGGATAATACTCCTGTTTTAGGAATTTGTCTTGGCATGGAAATGTTTTTTGAAAAAAGTGAAGAAGGAAACGAGAAAGGATTAGGTGTAATTGAAGGAGATGTAATAGTACTTCCACAATCTATGAAAGTTCCTCATATGGGATGGAACAATTTGGAAATTAAAAAATCTGGAAAAATTCTTGAAGGAGTAAAAAATGAATCTTGGGTTTATTTTGTACACTCGTATAGAGTAAACCCAATTAATTGTGATGCTATTACTGCAGAATCTGATTATGGAATTAAGGTACCTGCAGTTATTGAACAAGATAATTTTTTTGGGACACAGTTTCATCCAGAAAAATCTGGTAATGTAGGAAAAATTATGATTCAAAATTTTTTAAATGTGTGTAAAAAATGA